The Corynebacterium sphenisci DSM 44792 genome includes the window CGGAGACGGTCACCGGGTCGGTGGCCCGCTGGGTGACCTGGCCGGTCTGCAGCAGGCTGAGCGCCCGGTCCGGGTCGGCGCCGCCGGTGAGCAGCTGCACCGGGCCCCAGGTCGCCGCGGCGGCGACGAGCGCGGCCAGCGCCCCCACCAGCCGGCGGCCGAGCCGGCCGAGGATGAGCGCGGCGCCGACCGCGGCGAGCAGGGTGAGCACCAGGGCGGTGGACTCGGGGAACCAGGCCGCCCCGGCGATGGCGTGGCTGCCGTCGCCGGATTTGTCATCGAAGGTGGCCACGGTCAGCCAGGTGGCCCGGCCGGCGAGCCACATGCCCACCGCGCCGGCGGCGATGAGGCCCATCGCCGCCCCGGGCCGGCGATCCCCGGCCCCGGCGGCCCCGGCGCCGTCCCCGATCGGCTCCCCCATCGGGTTCCGTTCCGCGGCGGCCATCTACGCCCCCTCCCCCGCCGCGGCCGCGCCCGGCGCGCCGGCCGGGCGCATGGTCTCCGCGGCGGCGACGGCGCGCAGCACCGCCGCGGCCTTGTTGCGGGTCTCCTCGTCCTCGGCGTCCGGGTCCGAGTCGGCGACGATGCCGCCGCCGGCCTGCACGTGCACGACCCCGTCCTTGACCAGGCCGGTGCGGATCGCGATCGCCTGGTCGGTGTTGCCCCGGAAGTCGAAGTAGCCCACGGTGCCCCCGTAGACCCCGCGCCGGGTGTCCTCCAGCTCGTCGATGATCTCCAGGGCGCTGGGCTTCGGCGCCCCGGAGAGCGTCCCGGCGGGGAAGGTGGCGGCGAAGGCGTCCACGGCGCCGAGGTCGGCGCGCAGCCGGCCGGTGACCGTGGACACCAGGTGCATGATGTGGCTGTAGCGCTCGATGTGCCGGAAGTCCTGCACGGTCACCGTGCCCGGTTCGCAGACCCGGCCCAGGTCGTTGCGGCCCAGGTCCACCAGCATCAGGTGCTCGGAGTTCTCCTTCTCGTCGCCGAGCAGCTCCCTCTCGTTGCGCTGATCGGCCTCGAAGTCCGCACCGCGGGGCCGGGAGCCGGCGATCGGGTTGGTGACCACCACCCGGTCCTGCACCGACACCAGCGACTCCGGGGAGGAGCCGACGATCCGGAAGGCGGTGCCCGCCATGGTCTCGTCGGGGACGTTGAGCAGGAACATGTAGGGGCTAGGGTTGGTGGCCCGCAGCATCCGGTAGATGTCCCGGGCGGGGGCGGCGGAGTCGATCTCGAAGCGCTGGCTGAGCACGATCTGGAAGGCGTCGCCGGCGCGGATCCGCTCCTTGCACACCCCGATCCGGCGCTTGTGCTCCTCGGCGGTGCGCTGCCGGCGCACCTCCGGCTCGGCCTCGCCGACCTCCACCGGGGCCAGGCCGGGGCCGGTGGCCAGGCGGCGGAGCATGTCCTCGACCCGGGCGACGGCGTCATCGTAGGCGGCGTCGATCCGCTCATCGGAGCCGTCCCAGTTCACCGCGTTGGCGATGAGCCAGATGGTGCCCTCGTGGTGGTCCACCACCGCGAGATCGTCGACGAGCAGCTGTACCATCTCCGGCACCCCGAGATCGTCGACGCAGCCGTCGGGCAGCTGGGGTTCGATGAAGCGGATCATGTCATGGCCGAAGTAGCCGACCATCCCGGAGGTCAGCGGGGGCAGGGCCCGGCCCTGCCAGTCCCCGTCGGGCAATTCGGTGTGCAGATGCGCCAGGGTCTCCCGCAGCGCGTCGAGGGGATCCCCGCCCTCGGGGGCGCCGGAGGGCGCGGTGCCGATCCAGCGGGCCTCGCCGTCGACGACGGTGAGCGCCGCCCGGGAGCCGGAGCCGATGTAGGACCAGCGCGACCAGCTCTCGCCGACGTCGGCGGACTCCAGCAGGAAGGTGCCGGGGCGGTCGTCGGCGAGCTTGCGGTAGGCGGACAGCGCGGTCTCGCCGTCGGCGAGCACCCGCTTGACCACCGGCACCACCCGGTGATCCCGGGCCAGGCGCCGGAAGGTCGCCCGGCTGGTGATGGAGGTTCGGCTCATGGGGCACATTGTGCCATGCGGCCGATCCGCCCCCGGGCGGTGCGCCGGGCCGGCTCAGAGCAGGGGTTCGACGTCGAAGCAGGAGTGCGCGCCGGTGTGGCAGGCCGCCCCGGTCTGGGTGACGGTGAGCAGCA containing:
- a CDS encoding TIGR02234 family membrane protein, translating into MAAAERNPMGEPIGDGAGAAGAGDRRPGAAMGLIAAGAVGMWLAGRATWLTVATFDDKSGDGSHAIAGAAWFPESTALVLTLLAAVGAALILGRLGRRLVGALAALVAAAATWGPVQLLTGGADPDRALSLLQTGQVTQRATDPVTVSDWATVSEVGVHQLPPAAALAAGAVALLGAVLLVMRPGGGGDARGGAYETPEVRRARAREDLAEAPDSGRVLWDALDAGVDPTADDPDPDRG
- a CDS encoding anthranilate synthase component I, giving the protein MSRTSITSRATFRRLARDHRVVPVVKRVLADGETALSAYRKLADDRPGTFLLESADVGESWSRWSYIGSGSRAALTVVDGEARWIGTAPSGAPEGGDPLDALRETLAHLHTELPDGDWQGRALPPLTSGMVGYFGHDMIRFIEPQLPDGCVDDLGVPEMVQLLVDDLAVVDHHEGTIWLIANAVNWDGSDERIDAAYDDAVARVEDMLRRLATGPGLAPVEVGEAEPEVRRQRTAEEHKRRIGVCKERIRAGDAFQIVLSQRFEIDSAAPARDIYRMLRATNPSPYMFLLNVPDETMAGTAFRIVGSSPESLVSVQDRVVVTNPIAGSRPRGADFEADQRNERELLGDEKENSEHLMLVDLGRNDLGRVCEPGTVTVQDFRHIERYSHIMHLVSTVTGRLRADLGAVDAFAATFPAGTLSGAPKPSALEIIDELEDTRRGVYGGTVGYFDFRGNTDQAIAIRTGLVKDGVVHVQAGGGIVADSDPDAEDEETRNKAAAVLRAVAAAETMRPAGAPGAAAAGEGA